One Aegilops tauschii subsp. strangulata cultivar AL8/78 chromosome 7, Aet v6.0, whole genome shotgun sequence genomic window carries:
- the LOC109785010 gene encoding LIMR family protein Os06g0128200 — protein sequence MGDFNVALVIVAAVVSVLVLLVSVYLLVNYQHPDDANQAWFPKLVVVLGITVAVLSILMLPADVANRQACKRAVYSGACALTLPMKTLWLVVYIIDAVLVFLVIPFAMFYYEGDQDKSVGKRLKSALIWVVASAVVCGLVLGILYALIGKVDFTVRHLSSSVQAFPNPNQFGAFTSGQPCIAPLTRQCSANTAPPNSQTTWTMRATFPEYVVALATIVGSVLFTIFGGVGIACLPLSLIFSFVRRPKAVITRSQYIKEATELGKKAKELKKAAEALHQEERSGNKGRKWRKNVKAVEKELLLLENDMNALEEMYPQGEKAEATWAFTVLAYIGKLIFGIVGLIVSIAWVAHIIIYLLVDPPLSSFLNEIFIKLDSVWGLLGTAAFAFFCFYLLIAVIAGEMMLGLKLVFITIHPMKWGGTLMNSFLFNVGLILLCSISVIQFCATAFAYYAQATAAQEIFGHTLQSLRGIKYLYKYNVFQYGFVALAILTLFYYALFGWRKRKPTGRFQLSS from the exons ATGGGGGACTTCAACGTGGCGCTGGTGATCGTGGCGGCGGTGGTGagcgtgctcgtcctcctcgtcaGCGTCTACCTGCTCGTCAACTACCAGCACCCCGACGACGCCAACCAGGCCTGGTTCCCCAAGCTCGTCGTCGTGCTCGGCATCACCGTCGCCGTCCTCTCCATCCTCATGCTCCCCGCCGACGTCGCCAACCGCCAGGCCTGCAAGCGGGCCGTCTACAGCGGCGCCTGCGCCCTCACCCTCCCCATGAAGACGCTCTGGCTCGTCGTCTACATCATCGACGCCGTCCTCGTCttcctcgtcatcccattcgccATGTTCTACTACGAGGGCGACCAGGACAA GTCCGTCGGGAAGAGGCTCAAGAGCGCCCTCATCTGGGTCGTCGCGTCAGCAGTCGTCTGCGGCCTCGTCCTCGGCATCCTATACG CACTTATTGGTAAAGTGGACTTCACTGTCAGGCACCTCTCTTCATCTGTCCAGGCTTTTCCAAACCCAAACCAGTTCGGTGCATTCACAAGTGGCCAACCTTGCATTGCTCCATTGACCCGTCAG TGTTCAGCTAATACTGCACCTCCTAACTCCCAAACAACTTGGACAATGCGCGCTACATTCCCCGAATACGTGGTTGCCCTTGCTACCATTGTTGGATCTGTGCTCTTCACA ATATTTGGTGGTGTTGGCATTGCTTGCCTTCCATTGAGTCTTATATTCTCGTTTGTCCGGCGTCCAAAAGCTGTCATCACACGCTCACAATATATAAAG GAAGCTACTGAATTAGGTAAGAAGGCCAAGGAATTGAAGAAGGCAGCGGAAGCCCTTCACCAAGAAGAGAGAAGTGGGAACAAAGGCAGAAAATGGCGCAAAAACGTGAAGGCTGTCGAGAAG GAGTTGTTACTTTTGGAAAATGACATGAATGCTCTAGAAGAGATGTACCCTCAAGGAGAGAAG GCTGAGGCTACCTGGGCTTTTACAGTGCTTGCTTACATTGGAAAACTCATATTCGGCATTGTTGG GTTAATTGTATCGATTGCTTGGGTTGCACATATTATCATATACTTGTTGGTTGATCCTCCTCTATCTTCTTTCCTGAATGAGATCTTCATAAAGCTGGACAGTGTTTGGG GTCTGCTTGGGACTGCTGCTTTTGCATTCTTCTGCTTCTATCTCCTCATTGCAGTGATTGCTGGAGAAATGATGCTTGgcctgaaattagttttcatcaCCATTCACCCAATGAA ATGGGGAGGAACGTTGATGAACTCTTTCCTGTTTAATGTTGGACTGATCCTACTTTGTTCCATCAG TGTGATTCAGTTCTGCGCGACAGCTTTTGCGTACTACGCACAAGCAACTGCAGCTCAGGAGATCTTTGGCCACACGCTGCAGTCTCTTCGTGGTATTAAGTATCTCTACAA GTACAATGTTTTCCAGTACGGCTTTGTTGCCCTTGCCATACTCACCCTCTTCTACTATGCACTTTTT GGATGGCGAAAGAGGAAACCGACAGGAAGATTCCAGCTCTCAAGTTAA